Proteins encoded in a region of the Pigmentiphaga litoralis genome:
- a CDS encoding FecR family protein has product MPAQRKTPSVAEQAAEWMVLLTCDDATERAQAEQGFRAWRAADPRHAQAAARIEGFIGQVDTVRRRSGDDARPARAALDAARAGKRRRRSALQAGTVLTGIVVLAGAIGFSGLLSAPGLLQADLRSSEREWIEQTLSDGTRISLSGASAIKLRFDATRRTVELLGGDIRVDVAKDASRPFVIETPDTRIQALGTRFLVSYANGKTDLEMFESQVVVENTLSAPTGGPARVVVQGGQRLRVTPQGIGQVESLDARRVEAGWRQRQLVLDEQPLPEVLAQLARHRPGGIRFDGEALAGLKVSGVLPLDKPDEALRLLQISFPELRLRYVTSRWVWVSRATD; this is encoded by the coding sequence GTGCCCGCCCAACGAAAAACGCCCTCGGTCGCCGAGCAGGCCGCGGAATGGATGGTGCTGCTGACCTGTGACGACGCCACCGAACGCGCGCAGGCCGAGCAGGGCTTTCGTGCGTGGCGCGCCGCCGATCCCCGCCATGCCCAGGCCGCGGCGCGCATCGAAGGTTTCATCGGGCAGGTCGACACGGTGCGCCGCCGCAGTGGCGATGATGCCCGCCCTGCGCGCGCGGCGCTGGATGCGGCCCGGGCGGGAAAGCGGCGCCGCCGCAGCGCGCTGCAGGCCGGCACGGTGCTGACTGGCATCGTCGTGTTGGCGGGCGCCATCGGTTTCAGCGGCCTGTTGTCGGCCCCCGGCCTGTTGCAGGCCGATCTGCGCAGTTCCGAGCGTGAATGGATCGAGCAGACCCTGTCCGACGGCACGCGCATCAGCCTGAGCGGGGCCAGCGCCATCAAGCTGCGGTTCGACGCAACGCGCCGCACGGTCGAACTGCTGGGCGGCGACATCCGGGTGGATGTCGCCAAGGATGCGTCGCGGCCGTTTGTGATCGAAACCCCCGACACGCGCATCCAGGCGCTGGGCACCCGCTTCCTGGTCAGCTATGCGAATGGCAAGACCGACCTGGAGATGTTCGAGTCGCAGGTGGTGGTCGAAAACACCTTGTCGGCGCCGACAGGGGGGCCGGCCCGCGTCGTGGTGCAGGGCGGCCAGCGGTTGCGGGTCACGCCCCAGGGGATCGGGCAGGTCGAAAGCCTGGATGCCCGGCGCGTCGAAGCCGGCTGGCGGCAGCGCCAACTGGTGCTGGATGAACAGCCTTTGCCCGAGGTGCTCGCGCAACTGGCCCGGCACCGCCCGGGCGGCATCCGCTTTGATGGCGAAGCGCTTGCCGGGCTGAAAGTGTCCGGTGTCCTGCCGCTCGACAAGCCGGACGAGGCGCTGCGCCTGCTGCAGATCAGCTTTCCGGAACTGCGGCTGCGCTATGTCACGTCGCGATGGGTGTGGGTGAGTCGGGCCACCGATTGA